The following is a genomic window from Amycolatopsis acidiphila.
CGCCGACGGCATCCCCGAAGTAGGCCAAGCCCGCCGACTCGGCCACGAAATCCCCAACGACATCCGCGAGATCTACTCCCACGTCGCCCCCGAGGTCGACACCCGCCTCGTCGACGCACTCCAGCGACGGTGGATCGACGCGCTCGCCAGCCTGCACGACAACGAGGACCCCGCCATACCCAAGCCCCTCCTGCTCACCGCCTGACACACCAACACCACCGCGGCCCGCCGTTCCCCGGAACGGCGGGCCCTCCTCATACCCTGCCATGACTGCCTTTTCGACCACCGCAACCAGCACCAACCGCGCTACCCGGGCCCGAACCACCCCGACCACCCACCAACCCCACAGCGGCGACGTCAGCCGCCCGCAAACGGTCGTGATGCGCCCGCAACCGACAGCAACCGAAACGGGTTCAGGCAGTTTCAGGGCAATTGACAGTCGTTGCCGGAGGAGCCGGTCTGAAGGCGACCCCCTTCGCCCTGGGGTCAAAAATTTCCATGATCGGCTCCTGATTCGCTCCTGCACACCCCTGTCGATCAGGAAAACCAGACCCCCGACGAGACACGCGCAGAACGCGAAAAAGCCCGCTGACCTGGGCGTACACCCAGAGCCAACGGGCTCTTCCAACCGTCGGGACGACAGGATTCGAACCTGCGACCCCTTGACCCCCAGGCACCTGATCATGACGAAAGACCTGCTAGAACGCCAGATCAGGCTCCCTTCTGACGTCCGTGGACGTCCGTGGCAGACCGTCCGTTTCCCCGGCGATTGTCACTCAGTTCGTCACTCAGCCCACTGCTGCGACCAGCAGAAAGATGCTGAAACAGGCGCGGGCCCCTCCCCTGTTTCAGCCTTGGTGACACTGTGACCGTAAGAGAGTGTGGGGAACTGATGTCGTACCCAGCTGTCACA
Proteins encoded in this region:
- a CDS encoding site-specific integrase, encoding MLRTPVARPPVRAQPVVPGLHFHGLRHSHKTWMIADGIPEVGQARRLGHEIPNDIREIYSHVAPEVDTRLVDALQRRWIDALASLHDNEDPAIPKPLLLTA